Proteins from a genomic interval of Nocardia sp. BMG51109:
- a CDS encoding SMI1/KNR4 family protein, protein MHSLLVRLDSWLAANRPDFHAGLLPGASAAAIDEIAGRVDGELPSLLRELLTWRNGQSQDYFGCLAFYWSLMSAENIADTMDTAAQVAQDEGFEELWWNTEWVHDDEYRTLIHPTLEAWLDTLVTGFEAGMFDNPENAEEGNGRFDPADWEAHEAFVAERNPGYPLEECAL, encoded by the coding sequence ATGCATTCGCTCCTCGTGCGACTCGACAGCTGGCTGGCGGCGAACCGGCCCGACTTTCACGCCGGGCTCCTGCCCGGTGCTTCGGCGGCGGCCATCGATGAGATCGCGGGCCGGGTCGACGGCGAACTACCTTCGCTGTTACGGGAGCTGCTCACCTGGCGAAACGGGCAGAGTCAGGACTACTTCGGGTGTCTGGCGTTCTACTGGTCCCTGATGTCGGCCGAAAACATCGCCGACACAATGGATACCGCTGCCCAGGTCGCGCAGGACGAGGGTTTCGAGGAGCTGTGGTGGAATACGGAGTGGGTTCACGACGACGAGTACCGAACGCTCATCCATCCCACCCTCGAGGCGTGGCTCGACACTCTGGTCACCGGATTCGAGGCCGGCATGTTCGACAACCCGGAGAACGCGGAGGAAGGCAACGGCCGCTTCGATCCCGCCGACTGGGAGGCACACGAGGCATTCGTCGCCGAACGCAACCCCGGCTACCCCCTCGAGGAGTGCGCCCTGTGA
- a CDS encoding PPOX class F420-dependent oxidoreductase, with protein sequence MPRIATAEKVELSALLEFLRPRHRGVLMTTRADGSAQLSPVTCGVDSEGRIVVSTYPARAKTRNARRNPQVSICVLSDEWNDPYVQVDGRAEVLDMPEAVDGLVDYFRCISGEHPDWDEYREAMARQNKSLIRIHIERWGPVATGGFPPELADS encoded by the coding sequence ATGCCACGCATCGCCACCGCCGAGAAGGTCGAACTGTCCGCGCTCCTGGAGTTCCTGCGGCCGCGTCATCGCGGCGTGCTGATGACCACCCGCGCCGACGGCAGTGCCCAGCTGTCGCCGGTGACCTGCGGTGTCGACTCCGAGGGCCGCATCGTCGTGTCCACGTATCCGGCCCGCGCCAAGACGCGCAACGCCCGCCGCAACCCCCAGGTATCGATCTGCGTGCTGTCCGACGAGTGGAACGACCCGTACGTCCAGGTCGACGGGCGGGCCGAGGTCCTCGACATGCCCGAGGCCGTCGACGGACTCGTCGACTACTTCCGCTGCATCTCCGGCGAACACCCCGACTGGGACGAGTACCGCGAGGCCATGGCCCGCCAGAACAAGTCGCTGATCCGCATCCACATCGAGCGCTGGGGCCCCGTCGCCACCGGCGGCTTCCCGCCCGAACTCGCCGATTCCTGA